TTAGCTTTTTGATTTATCTGATGTAGACTCATAAATGATAATACATGATTTAATAGGATAAGTAATAAGGTGAAAAGTGAGTATCCGTACAGTTCAATAGGTATGTCATTAATATAGTATAGAGAAAACAAACTTGTAAAAAAAACGTTAATAAGCCAGGTACATATTTTTAATAAGAATTGTTTGAATCAGACGCCCAAACACGTGGTAGATATAAGCGATTACGCTGGTCACGTAGATGGTATAGTTGTGAAACTGATAACTAAGAAAAAGTGATAGGAGCAGAATTAGAAACTGCTCCATGACAATGGTGTTGAAAGCAAAAGGAGTGTAATAATTTAGGATTCGATTACCTGGAAACTGTGAGGATAGTTTGTTGAAAAAGGCTGGTATTCATAGGATTTCTTCCAGTTCATGAAGCATAAATAAACTCGGAAAAAGGAAATAAAATTGTAGGGTAGACATGAAAGCCGGTCCTTTCTAGATAACATGAGGTTCATTTAGAGTTTGCGTGTAGTATCTCCAAATAAAACTGGACAACTTCCTGGTCTGTAAAGTCTTGTCCTTTTTTGAGCCACCAGGTCAATGTCTCGATAAAGTTGGACACGACTAAGTGTTGGAGGTAAGAAATAGGTAGACTCGGGTGACCTTCTTTTAAATCATCAGCTAGCACGGAATAGACATGGTGTTCTAGTTCTTTATGGAGTTGACGGAGGAAGTAGTCATTTTTGGAAAATAGCAGACTAGTGATATGGTCTTGGTTTTTCTGAAAATGCAGAAAGAGGTGGGCGAGGTAATCTTTGGTTGAAATGGCTTGCTCTCTTTCAAAGAGATGATGGAAGAGGTAGCGACAGAGCTCATCCAGAAGTAGCTCCTTGCTCTCATAGTGACAGTAAAAGGTAGAACGTCCCACATCTGCGAGATCAATGATATCCTGAACAGTAGTAGCCTCGTAGCCCTTAGCATTCAAAAGTTGTAGAAAAGCTTGATAGATAGCTTTTTTTGTTTTACTGATACGGCGGTCAATCTTAGTCATATGGACATTTGAGGCAAATTGTTCAGAACTGAATAAAGCTGACGCTTTGCTTCTATCCTTTCTTTGAGTTTTAGTGGATAATGATAATGAACAAGATGTTCATGAATCTATTATAACAAAGGAATGAGAAATATGAAGGCAAAATATGCTATTTGGTTAGCTTTTTTCTTAAATTTGACTTATGCCATTGTCGAGTTTATTGCAGGTGGAGTATTTGGTTCGAGCGCTGTTCTTGCTGACTCTGTGCATGACTTGGGAGATGCGATTGCAATTGGAATATCAGCTTTTCTAGAAACCATCTCTAATCGTGAAGAAGATAATCAGTACTCCTTGGGTTATAAGCGGTTTAGTCTGCTAGGAGCCTTGGTAACAGCGATAATACTCATGACAGGATCTGTTCTAGTCATTTTGGAAAATGTTACGAAGATTTTAAATCCGCAACCAGTCAATGACGAGGGGATTCTCTGGTTAGGGATTATTGCGATTACTATTAATGTGTTAGCGAGTCTAGTGGTTAGTAAGGGAAAGACAAAGAATGAGTCTATTCTGAGTCTGCATTTTCTGGAAGATACCTTGGGTTGGGTGGCTGTTATCTTGATGGCCATTATTCTTCGATTTACGGATTGGTATATCCTAGATCCGCTTTTGTCCCTTGTCATTTCTTTCTTTATTCTTTCAAAAGCCCTTCCACGTTTTTGGTCTACAGTCAAGATTTTTTTGGATGCTGTGCCGGAAGGTATTAATATCAAGCAAGTAAAGAGTGGCCTGGAGCGATTGGACAATGTGGCTAGCCTTAATCAGCTTAATCTCTGGACTATGGATGGTTTGGAAAAAAATGCCATTGTCCATGTTTGTATAAAAGAAATGGGGAATATGGAAGCTTGTAAAGAATCTATTCGAATTTTCCTCAAAGATTGTGGTTTCCAAAATATTACCATTGAAGTGGATGCTGACTTAGAAACCCACCGAGAACATAAGCGTCAGGTGTGTGACTTGGAGCCGAATCATGGGCATCGTCATTAGAAAAAAATGAAAAATACTTGGGTACTATCTTATTTGGAATAGAGTAATTTTTTTATTATTTAGATATATTAAAAGATTGGTAAGTTAAGAGCATTGTATAAACTCCATTACATGATTGATAATTATAAAAAATTTTTCGATTAGATACAAAATGCTTGACTTGGAGTCAACTCAAAGTTATATAATAAGATAAGTGAGTTAGAATAGCTTAAATTCAGTGAATGAGAGGAGGTTAGTGTATGAATATTAAATCTGCTAGTGACTTGTTGGGAATTTCAGCGGATACGATTCGGTACTATGAACGGGTTGGTCTTGTGCCACCGATTACTCGAACTGCAACTGGAATTCGTGATTTTCAAGATCATGATATTGAAGCTCTGGAATTTATTAAGTGTTTTCGTTCGGCAGGTGTCTCTGTAGATAGTTTAGTTGACTATATGTCTCTCTACCAAAAGGGGGATGAAACGCGAGAGAAAAGGCTTGGTATTTTAGAAGAGGAAAAGAAAAAATTAGAGGAGCGCTTGTCTCAGTTACAGGTGGCTTTAAATCGCTTAAATCTCAAAATTAAACTTTACAAGGAAGGAAAAATTTAAATGAAATCAGCAGTATATACAAAGGCAGGTCAGGTTGGTCTTGCTACAATTGAACGTCCGCAAATTATAGACGCAGATGATGCGATTATTCGTGTAGTTCGTGCGTGCGTTTGCGGATCGGATCTATGGAGGTACCGTAATCCAGAAACGAAAGCTGGACACAAAAATAGTGGACACGAAGCGATTGGGATTGTCGAAGAAACTGGGGAATCCATTACGACGGTGAAACCAGGTGACTTTGTCATTGTCCCTTTTACCCATGGATGTGGTGAATGTGATGCCTGTCTTGCTGGCTTTGACGGTTCTTGCGATAATCATATTGGTAATAACTTGGGAGGCGATTTTCAGGCGGAATATATTCGTTTTCACTATGCAAACTGGGCGCTGGTTAAAATCCCTGGACAACCTTCTGACTACACAGAAGGTATGCTAAAGTCCCTCTTGACTCTTGCAGATGTTATGCCGACAGGCTATCATGCGGCGCGTGTTGCTAATGTTCAAAAAGGGGATAAGGTTGTGGTCATTGGTGATGGTGCTGTAGGTCAATGTGCTGTCATCGCGGCGAAGATGCGTGGTGCGTCGCAAATTATCCTCATGAGTCGTCATGAAGATCGTCAAAAGATGGCTCTGGAGTCGGGTGCGACAGCTTTTGTAGCTGAGCGAGGTCAAGAAGGTATTGCCAAGGTGCGTGAAATTCTCAGTGGCGGAGCGGACGCAGCACTTGAATGTGTTGGTACGGAGGCTGCTGTAGAACAGGCGCTAGGTGTCCTTCATAATGGAGGGCGTATGGGATTTGTAGGAGTCCCACACTATAATAATCGTGCTCTTGGTTCGACATTTATGCAAAATATCTCTGTAGCAGGTGGGGCAGCTTCTGCGACAACATATGATAAGCAATTTTTACTAAAAGCCGTCCTTGATGGTGATATCAATCCAGGCCGTGTCTTTACTTCAAGCTATAAATTAGAAGATATTGATCAAGCTTATAAAGATATGGATGAACGTAAGACCATTAAGTCTATGATTGTGATGGCCTAAAAAAGAAAATCCTAATGGAGATTTGAGACTCTCTATTAGGATTTTTTGTCATTTTTAATTTGTGGAGTTATGGCAGAGTACTCTCTCTCAATGTCAGTCTGGTTCCCAGCATGGTTAGGCTAGGGATTTTCCGACCGTGGAGTACTTCCTTATTAAGAATATCCATACCTGCTCGGCCCATTTCTTCGGTATAGACGGTGATGCTAGAGAGGGGAGGATAGACTTGCTTGGTCAGGCTAGTATCGTTAAAGGAAATAAGACTGACGCGGTCTGGCAGGTTGATTCCAGCTTCTTGGAGCGCACGGAGGGAACCGATAGCTAAACTATCGCTGGCTGCGAAAAAGGCTGGCGGGAGTTGATCTCCCAAGTTCTGAATGGCTTCCTTCATCAAGTCATAGCCAGACTGGGCGGTAAAGCTTCCTTGAAAGACCAGTTCATCATGATAAATTCCCTTCGCTTGACTGTAGTTTCTGAAATTTTCCAGCCGCTTATCCTCAATGATTTCTTCTTGGTCGGTTGTTTCCTCAAGCCCTGTTAGAATCCCAATACGGTCCATCCCTTGACTGAGGAAATAATCGACAACCTGTTTCATGGCAGTGTAAAAGTCCGTGATAATGCAGGTGTGTCCCAGTGAGAGGGTATCACTGTCTAGAAAGACAAGAGGCTTTTGGTATTCTTCAAAGGCAGAGATCTGAGCTCGACTAAACTTTCCGATGCAGAGAATCCCGATGACTTCCTCGCTCAGTGTAAAAGGATGGTCATTAAAATAGCGTAAAATATCATAGTCCAGTTCTTGGGCTCTTTTTTCTATGCCTAGGCGAATCTGGTAGTAGTAGAGATCGTCTAGCTCCCCTTGTTCGCTGACCCATTGGATAATGGCAATCTTTTGCTTGGGCTTGTGGGACTCGCCTGTCTTGAGGTGCTTGGTGTAGCCCAGCTCTTCAGCAACAGTTAAAATACGGTGTCTGGTTTCTTCTGTAACAGATAGACTCTGGTCGCGATTGAGGACACGGGATACGGTCGCGATAGAGACAGAGGCTAGCTGTGCAATGTCTTTTAAGGTAGCCATAAATCCTCCTTGATTAGATTAGTATATCATATTTTTCTGCTTTTTACCGATAGTTTAGTAAAATTTTAGTAAAAAGGATTGACCTTGGAAAATCCCTTGGATACAATAGAAGAAAACGATTACACGTTAAGGTGACTTAACGGACAGTAAAAGGAGAAATCATATGACACAACATCTTACTGCTGAAACTCTTCGCAAAGACTTTCTTGCTGTTTTTGGTCAAGAAGCAGACCAAACTTTCTTTTCACCAGGTCGTATCAATTTGATTGGTGAACACACAGACTACAACGGTGGGCACGTTTTTCCTGCTGCTATTTCCTTGGGAACTTACGGTGCAGCTCGTAAGCGTGACGACCAAGTTTTACGTTTCTACTCAGCTAACTTTGAGGACAAGGGTATTATCGAAGTGCCTCTCGCCGACCTCAAGTTTGAAAAAGAGCACAACTGGACCAACTATCCAAAAGGTGTCCTTCATTTCTTGCAAGAAGCTGGACACGTGATTGACAAAGGTTTTGATTTTTATGTTTATGGGAATATCCCAAATGGTGCTGGCTTGTCTTCTTCAGCATCCCTTGAACTCTTGACAGGAGTCGTGGCAGAGCATCTCTTTGATTTAAAATTAGAGCGTCTCGATTTGGTTAAAATTGGAAAACAAACAGAAAATAACTTTATCGGAGTCAACTCTGGTATCATGGACCAATTTGCTATTGGTATGGGGGCTGATCAACGTGCTATTTACCTTGATACCAACAACTTAGAGTATGATTTGGTACCACTTGATTTGAAGGACAATGTCGTTGTTATCATGAACACTAACAAACGCCGTGAATTGGCGGATTCTAAATACAATGAACGTCGTGCTGAGTGTGAAAAAGCAGTGGAAGAATTGCAAGTTGCTTTAGATATTCAGACCTTGGGTGAATTGGATGAGTGGGCCTTTGACCAATACAGCTATCTGATTAAAGATGAAAATCGTTTGAAACGTGCTCGCCATGCTGTGCTTGAAAACCAACGTACCCTCAAAGCTCAAGTAGCCCTTCAAGCAGGAGATTTGGAAACATTTGGTCGTTTGATGAATGCGTCACACGTTTCTCTGGAGCATGACTATGAAGTAACTGGTTTGGAATTGGATACTCTTGTTCACACAGCTTGGACACAAGAAGGTGTTCTCGGTGCTCGTATGACAGGGGCAGGTTTTGGTGGATGTGCCATTGCCTTGGTTCAAAAAGATGCTGTTGATGCCTTTAAGGAAGCTGTTGGCAAACACTACGAGGAAGTAGTTGGATACGCTCCAAGCTTCTATATCGCTGAAGTTGCAGGTGGCACTCGCGTCCTTGACTAGTCAAAAGGAGGCTCTATAGTGACCTTAGTAGATAAATTTGTAACACATGTCATTTCTGAAAGTTCATTTGAGGAAATGGATCGAATCTACCTGACCAATCGTGTCTTGGCACGAGTGGGAGACGGTGTTTTGGAAGTTGAGACCAATCTGGATAAAGTGATTGACCTCAAGGACCAGCTGGTTGAGGAAGCTGTTCGATTAGAAACGATTGAGGATAGTCAGACTGAGCGTGAAATCCTCGGTGCTGAACTGATGGACTTGGTGACCCCTTGTCCAAGTCAGGTCAATCGTGACTTTTGGGCAACCTACGCCCGATCTCCTGAGCAATCGATAGAGGATTTTTACCAACTCAGTCAGAAAAATGACTACATCAAACTCAAGGCCATTGCTAAAAATATTGCTTATCGTGTTCCATCTGATTACGGTGAACTTGAAATTACTATCAATCTCTCTAAGCCTGAAAAGGATCCCAAAGAGATTGCGGCAGCCAAGTTGGTGCAAGCTAGTAATTATCCTCAGTGTCAGCTTTGTCTAGAGAATGAGGGCTATCATGGTCGGGTCAACCACCCAGCTCGTAGCAACCACCGTATTATCCGCTTTGAAATGGCGGGTCAGGAGTGGGGGTTCCAGTATTCGCCCTATGCTTACTTTAATGAGCACTGTATTTTCTTAGATGGCCAGCATCGTCCCATGGCTATCAGTCGTCAGAGTTTTGAGCGTCTGCTAGCTATCGTAGAGCAGTTTCCGGGCTATTTTGCTGGATCTAATGCCGACTTGCCGATTGTGGGGGGCTCTATTCTAACTCATGATCATTATCAGGGAGGCCGTCACGTATTTCCTATGGAATTGGCTCCCTTGCAAAAGACTTTCTCTTTTACTGGTTTTGAACAGGTCAAGGCTGGGATTGTCAAGTGGCCTATGTCTGTCCTACGTTTGACTTCGGATTCCAAAGAGGAACTAATCAACTTGGCTGACAAGATTTTGCAGGAATGGCGCCAGTATTCAGATCCTGCAGTGCAGATTTTGGCAGAAACAGACGGGATACCGCATCATACCATTACACCTATAGCGCGTAAGCGTGATGGACAGTTTGAGTTGGACTTAGTCTTGAGAGACAATCAGACTTCTGCAGAACATCCTGATGGCATCTATCATCCTCACAATGATGTTCAACATATCAAGAAGGAAAATATCGGCTTGATTGAGGTCATGGGCTTGGCAATCTTGCCACCACGTCTAAAAGAAGAAGTGGAGCAAGTCGCTAGCTATCTTGTAGGAGAAGCTGATACGGTTGCCTCTTATCATCAGGAATGGGTAGACCGACTTAGAGCCCAATATCCAGACATAACAGATAAAGAAAAAGCTCTTGAAATCGTCAAGGACTCTGTTGGTGCTATCTTTGCGCGTGTACTTGAGGATGCAGGAGTCTACAAGCAGACGGAACAAGGGCAGACAGCCTTTATGCGCTTTGTGGAACAGGTCGGAATTTTACCAGACTAGGAGCTTTCTCCTTGCATAGTCCTATAAAAAGTAGTATCATAGTGTCGTTTGAAATATCAGGAGGAAACGATGAAAGATTTTCATTTTGACGCTATATCTGCCTTTGAAAATTACGAAATTGAACAAATGAGAGATGGTCACGTTGTGGTGACGACCAAAGTAGTGGACTCGTCGCTCAACTACTATGGCAATGCCCATGGAGGCTATCTCTTTACCCTTTGTGACCAGATCAGCGGTTTGGTGGTCATCTCGCTGGGGCTAGATGGAGTGACACTCCAGTCCTCTATCAACTACCTTAAGGCAGGAAAACTCGACGATGTGCTGACCATTAAAGGAGAATGTGTCCATCAAGGTCGTACAACCTGTGTCGTGGATGTTGATATTACCAATCAAGAGGGCAGAAATGTCTGCAAGGCAACCTTCACCATGTTTGTCACAGGCCAGCGGTCAGAAGATAGACAGGTAAGGATATAGATATAGATAAACAAAAAGAGGCTCGCACCTCTTTTTCTTATTTCTTTTTATGATTTAATACTGCATTGAGGACAATGGCGAGTAGACTGGCTACGACGATTCCGTTTGAGAAGAACATTTGGAAGGCTGTCGGCATGCTGATAAAGAGATTACTGTTGTTGAGTCCGACACCTGCAGCGATGGAAACTGCTGCGATAAGAAAGTTGTGTTCATTGTTAGCAAAGTCAACACGAGCGAGGATTTGCATCCCTTGAATAGATACAAAACCAAACATCACCAGCATGGCACCACCGAGGACAGGGCTTGGAATGATTTGGGCAAGGGCGCCAAACTTAGGAAGGAGTCCAAGGAGAACCAGGAAACCAGCTGCGTAGTAGATTGGCAGGCGAGTCTTGATACCTGACAATTTAACCAAACCAACGTTTTGTGAAAATCCTGTGTAAGGGAAGGTGTTAAAGATTCCTCCGAGAAGTACGGCCAAACCTTCTGCGCGGTAACCGTTGCGAAGGCGCGTGCTGTCGATTGGGTCTTTCGTGATATCAGACAAGGCTAGGTAAACACCAGTCGACTCAACCATAGATACTGTTGCGATGATACACATCATTACAATAGATGAGATTTCAAAGGTTGGCATCCCAAAGTAGAGTGGAGTTGGGACATGGACAAGTGGTGCTGCTGCAACAGGAGAGAAGTCAACCAAGCCCATGCTGGCAGCAATGGCAGTTCCAACAACCAGACCAATCAAAATAGAGATAGACTTGATAAATCCTTTGGTAAAGATGTTAATCAAGAGGATAATTAGAACAGTGATAGCTGCAAGCAAGAGACATTGACTAGTTGGCTCTGGAACGTTATTTCCCATATTTCCAATAGCGACAGGAATCAAGGTTAAACCAATCGTGGTAATAACAGATCCTGTTACGATAGATGGGAAGAGATTGGCAACTTTTGAGAAGATGCCTGAAACAAGAACCACGTAAATCCCTGATGCGATAAGGGCACCAAACATAGCACCACTACCATGGCTTTGCCCAATCATAATCAAGGGAGCGACGGATTGGAAAGCAACTCCAAGAACGACTGGGAGTCCAATCCCAAAGTATTTGTTGAGTTGGAGTTGGAGGAAGGTTGCCACCCCACACATGAAGATATCTGTGGAAATCAGGTAGGTCAACTGCTCAGTTGAATAGCCAAGGGCTGTCGCAATCATGATAGGAACCAGGATGGATCCTGAGTACATGGCTAGTAAGTGTTGCAAGCCAAGAACGGCTGCTTGCGAATGTTTTTCTTGAGTTTGCATTAGAGATCTGCCTCCTTAAATACGACTTGACCATTTTCAAAACGATCCAAACGAGCGAGTGATAGAACAGGGTAGCCTGCTTTTTCAAGCAAATCACGGCCATCTTGGAAAGATTTTTCAATCACGATACCGATAGCTTCGACTGTGGCACCAGCTTGTTCGATGATTTGAATCAAGCCTTTGGCAGCTTGGCCATTAGCAAGGAAATCGTCGATAATCAAGACCTTGTCCTCTGGTGAGAGGAATTTTCCAGCGATAGAAACGGTGCTGCTCACTTGCTTGGTAAAGGAGTAAACTTCGGCAGTTAAGATACCTTCGTTCATAGTGATGTTCTTAGCTTTTTTAGCAAAAATCATGGGAACGTTTAAGGCCTCAGCTGTAAAAACGGCTGGGGCAATACCTGACGCTTCAATGGTTACGACCTTAGTAATGCCAGCAGAAGCAAATTTTTCCGCAAAGACCTTACCAATCTCTCGCATCAAGCTAAAGTCAACTTGGTGGGTTAAAAAGGAATCCACCTTGAGGATGTTATCACCCAAGATATGCCCATCCTTGAGGATGCGCTCTTCTAATAGTTTCATAAGACCTCCTAAAGTCTAAAAGCCACTACGTTTTCTTGTTTCAGATTTCTATATAGTAAAAACCGATAGAAAAAGGACCTACTTAATCTCTAAGCAAGTCCCTAAAATAGGCATGTCGAAAAAGACCATCCCCTCAAGCTGACTTACTTATTGTTAGGTGTTCCGGCACCTTGTAGAAACGTCGTGCCAATTCACGACATAAACAAGTAAAACGATATTTAATTTTAAATAGGCTTGTTCCAATGTTTTTATTTTACACCAAATGACTTTAGAAATCAAATGTTTTGTTAGTGTTTTGTAATAAAAAACGAACAAATTGAAGAAAAATGGACAAATTATCAATTTTAGGCTAACATTTAGAAGATTTTTCCATCATCAAAGGCACATTATCAAGATTCTTCAAGACCTGACAATATGCCTTTTTCTGATTTGAAAGATTTTTTCTATTGTCTACTCGCTAAATCTTAAAAAATAGCCATCTGGATCTAAAACTGCAAATTCATGAGGATATATAAAGCTATCTCCTACTCGAAATTCTCTTTTTGTCAGGGGACGATGGATAGGATAGTCAGCTTCCAGCAGTTTTTGGTGGAGCTGAGGAACATTTGCAATGCCAAAGGAAATATTGACACCGCGCCCGAAAGGATAGGTCAGCTGAGCTAATTCTTCTGCGCTTCCTTCTTCTAGCATAAGTTGGCAGTCTTCAAGCGAGAGGAAGAGAAATTTCTCCTCTGGACGCTCGTATTCGACAGAGAATCCTAGCAGGTCGCAGTAGAAGTGGCGTGATTTTTCGATGTCAGATACTACAAATTCAGGAATGACAGCTTGATAGTCCATTCACTTTCTCCTTAGAGTTCAATCTCCATGACAATGGGTGTGTGGTCTTGGCGAGCACCTGAGTCAATCATATCGGATTTAGTGACCTTGTCAGCCACGCGGTTGCTTGTCAGCCAGTAGTCGATTCTCCAGCCTGTATTGTTGATTTTAGAAGTCTTGCTGCGCTGTGCCCACCAAGTGTAGCGTTCGGGGACATCGCCGTGAACATGACGGAAAGTATCGGTAAATCCAGTTGCCAAGAGGTTGGTAAATCCAGCACGTTCCTCGTCTGTAAATCCTGGTGAACGGCGGTTGCTGGCAGGATTTGCAAGGTCGATTTCATTGTGGGCTACATTGTAGTCACCGGTTGCAAGGACTGGTTTTTCTTTGTCTAGTTCAGCCAAATATTCCGCATATTTGACATCCCAGACTTGACGTTCTTCCAAGCGTTTGAGTCCATCGCCAGCATTTGGTGTGTAAACTTGGGTTACGAAAAATTCATCAAATTCTAGAGTGATGATACGGCCTTCCAAGTCCATGGTAGACGGAGCACCGATTTCTGGGAAAGTGACAGTGGGTGTGAGTTCTTTCTTATAGAGGAACATGGTTCCAGCATAGCCTTTACGGGCAGGCTCTTGAGAAGAACGCCACGTGTTTTCGTAGTCTGGGAAGAGTTCTTCTAAAATTTCCAAGTGTTTCTTTGTAGGCCCTTTGGCAGAAAGCTTGGTTTCTTGGATAGCAATGATATCAGCATTTTCAGCGACCAAGGTTTGTAGGACTTCTTGGGACAATTTGGCACGAGCTGAGTCACTAGTTAGGGCAGCATTGAGGGAATCAATATTCCATGAGATAAGTTTCATAAAGTTACCTTTTTCATTCAGATTATAGATTTTATTATACCAAAAAAAGGCCTATTTCCCCAACGTATGGTTTGAAAATTACTCTTTAGACTTTATTCTGAGAAAATAAAAATTCCCTAAACTATTTAGAAAAAAATCTAAATAGATCTTGTGTTTAGAATGGAAAGGTGTATAATGTTATTTAGAAAAACATCTAAATAGAAAGTGAAGTGTACAAATATGTCAAATAAGAGAACAATCCTTCTTTTTGTGGTCTTGGCTTATGGCCTTGCTTGGATAGTATGGTTGACACTATGGCTAAGTGGTGTTGGTCTAAATTCTCCATGGAGTCAACTTGCTAGTATTGTAGCCATGTGGATGCCTGCACTTGCAGTCTTTCTCTTAGGGAAAATCACGAATCAACCTAGTGGAATCAAATCTAAATTAGTTGTGAATCTCAAGAGCAACTGGCACTTTTACTTACTAGCTATCTGGTTACCAGCAGTCATCAGTTTTTTAGGAGCGGGACTTTATTTTCTTGTATTCCCTAGCAATTTCAGCCTTGGTTTTGAATCTATTCAAGCCATCTTACAAGAAAAAGGTGTCTCTCAATCAGCCATTCCCTTATCTTTCTTAGCCTTGATTCAAATCCTAGCTAGTTTGACCTACGCTCCTTTTTTTAATAGTTTTTTTGCATTGGGAGAGGAAATTGGTTGGCGTGGCTATCTTTACCCAGCTCTAAGAGGACGCTTTTCAATAGTCCAGACTCATGTCTTGCTTGGTCTCATTTGGAGTCTTTGGCATCTACCAATCAATTTGCAAGGATATAATTATGGTCTTACTTATTTTGATTATCCTGTTTTGGGAGTTGTTGCTATGTTTCTATTTTGTTTTAGCCTAGGAATATTGTTGAGCTGGTTGTTGGAAAAGACAGGTTCTATCTGGGCTTCTGCCCTATTTCATGGGGCAATCAATGCAACTGCCGGTATTGGGTTACTATTTCAATTACCAGGAGAAAAAGTTTCAAACCTCTTGATTT
The Streptococcus toyakuensis genome window above contains:
- a CDS encoding xanthine phosphoribosyltransferase, whose amino-acid sequence is MKLLEERILKDGHILGDNILKVDSFLTHQVDFSLMREIGKVFAEKFASAGITKVVTIEASGIAPAVFTAEALNVPMIFAKKAKNITMNEGILTAEVYSFTKQVSSTVSIAGKFLSPEDKVLIIDDFLANGQAAKGLIQIIEQAGATVEAIGIVIEKSFQDGRDLLEKAGYPVLSLARLDRFENGQVVFKEADL
- a CDS encoding bleomycin resistance protein, with the translated sequence MDYQAVIPEFVVSDIEKSRHFYCDLLGFSVEYERPEEKFLFLSLEDCQLMLEEGSAEELAQLTYPFGRGVNISFGIANVPQLHQKLLEADYPIHRPLTKREFRVGDSFIYPHEFAVLDPDGYFLRFSE
- a CDS encoding exodeoxyribonuclease III, producing MKLISWNIDSLNAALTSDSARAKLSQEVLQTLVAENADIIAIQETKLSAKGPTKKHLEILEELFPDYENTWRSSQEPARKGYAGTMFLYKKELTPTVTFPEIGAPSTMDLEGRIITLEFDEFFVTQVYTPNAGDGLKRLEERQVWDVKYAEYLAELDKEKPVLATGDYNVAHNEIDLANPASNRRSPGFTDEERAGFTNLLATGFTDTFRHVHGDVPERYTWWAQRSKTSKINNTGWRIDYWLTSNRVADKVTKSDMIDSGARQDHTPIVMEIEL
- a CDS encoding CPBP family intramembrane glutamic endopeptidase — protein: MSNKRTILLFVVLAYGLAWIVWLTLWLSGVGLNSPWSQLASIVAMWMPALAVFLLGKITNQPSGIKSKLVVNLKSNWHFYLLAIWLPAVISFLGAGLYFLVFPSNFSLGFESIQAILQEKGVSQSAIPLSFLALIQILASLTYAPFFNSFFALGEEIGWRGYLYPALRGRFSIVQTHVLLGLIWSLWHLPINLQGYNYGLTYFDYPVLGVVAMFLFCFSLGILLSWLLEKTGSIWASALFHGAINATAGIGLLFQLPGEKVSNLLILGPSPTGMLSVLPCLFLALLILQRERSHYEFCK